In the genome of Pseudorca crassidens isolate mPseCra1 chromosome 12, mPseCra1.hap1, whole genome shotgun sequence, one region contains:
- the ARVCF gene encoding splicing regulator ARVCF isoform X4, producing MEDCNVHSAASILASVKEQEARFERLTRALEQERRHVALQLERAQQPGMGSSGVGSGQPLSMAWQQLVLQEQSPGSQASLAMMPEAPEVLEETVTVEEDPGTPTSHVSIVTSEDGTTRRTETKVTKTVKTVTTRTVRQVPVGPDGFPLLDGGHPLGPFTDGPLDRHFLLRGGGPAATLSRTCLGSGGGFPDEPRDVPSYGSLSRGLGVRPPRGGPLGPGPGDGCFTLPSRREAFPAGPEPGPPAGRSQPERFQAEPYGLEDDTRSLAAEDEGGPELEADCGTAARRRPDCGRGLRTRAYEDVADNGGELMEERPPFPATTAPLAQPEHGSLGSLDRAVRRSPSVDSARKEPRWRDPELPEVLAMLRHPVDPVKANAAAYLQHLCFENEGVKRRVRQLRGLPLLVALLDHPRAEVRRRACGALRNLSYGRDADNKAAIRDCGGVPALVRLLRAARDSEVRELVTGTLWNLSSYEPLKMVIIDHGLQTLTHEVIVPHSGWEPEPNEDSKPRDAEWTTVFKNTSGCLRNVSSDGAEARRRLRECEGLVDALLHALQSAVGRKDTDNKSVENCVCIVRNLSYHVHKEVPGADRYQEAEPRPPGSAMGAQRRRREDAGCFGGKKAKEEWFHEGKRDGEMDRNFDTLDLPKRTEAAKGFELLYQPEVVRLYLSLLTESRNFNTLEAAAGALQNLSAGNWVWATYIRATVRKERGLPVLVELLQSETDKVVRAVAIALRNLSLDRRNKDLIGSYAMAELVRNVRSAQAPAQPGACLEEDTVVAVLNTIHEIVSDSLDNARSLLQARGVPALVALGASSQSVREAKAASHVLQTVWSYKELRGALQRDGWTKARFQSGSANAKGPKAPPSPGGLDDSTLPLVDKSLDGEKPGSRDVIPMEALGPDGYSAVDRRECRARGSEPAGEASEKESLKGLGPAVCS from the exons GAGCAGAGCCCAGGCAGCCAGGCCTCTTTGGCCATGATGCCGGAGGCGCCTGAGGTGCTGGAGGAGACAGTGACGGTGGAGGAGGACCCTGGCACCCCCACCTCCCATGTGTCCATCGTCACATCGGAAGATGGCACCACTCGTCGCACTGAGACCAAG GTCACCAAGACCGTCAAGACGGTGACCACTCGAACAGTGCGCCAGGTGCCCGTGGGCCCTGATGGCTTCCCCCTGCTGGACGGTGGCCACCCACTGGGCCCCTTCACCGATGGCCCCCTGGACCGACACTTCCTGCTGCGCGGGGGTGGCCCGGCAGCCACTCTCTCCCGCACCTGCCTTGGCAGCGGAGGCGGCTTTCCTGATGAGCCCCGCGACGTCCCCAGCTATGGCAGCCTGTCCCGCGGGCTGGGTGTGCGGCCTCCGCGCGGAGGTCCCCTGGGCCCAGGCCCTGGTGATGGCTGCTTCACGCTGCCCAGCCGCCGGGAGGCCTTCCCCGCGGGCCCTGAGCCTGGGCCACCAGCCGGCCGCTCCCAGCCCGAGCGGTTCCAGGCAGAGCCGTATGGCTTGGAGGACGACACTCGCAGCCTGGCTGCTGAGGACGAGGGGGGCCCGGAGCTGGAGGCTGACTGTGGCACAGCCGCACGGAGGAGGCCAGACTGTGGGCGGGGCCTGCGCACCAG GGCCTACGAGGACGTGGCGGACAATGGCGGTGAGCTGATGGAGGAGCGGCCCCCCTTCCCAGCCACGACGGCGCCCCTGGCCCAGCCAGAACATGGCAGCCTGGGCAGCCTGGACCGGGCAGTGCGGCGCTCACCCTCGGTGGACAGTGCCCGCAAGGAGCCGCGCTGGCGGGACCCCGAGCTGCCCGAGGTGCTGGCCATGCTGCGGCACCCCGTGGACCCCGTGAAGGCCAACGCGGCCGCCTACCTGCAGCACCTGTGCTTTGAGAACGAGGGTGTCAAGCGCCGCGTGCGGCAGCTGCGGGGGCTGCCGCTGCTTGTGGCCCTGCTGGACCACCCGCGGGCGGAGGTGCGGCGCCGGGCCTGTGGGGCACTGCGGAACCTCTCGTATGGCAGGGATGCTGACAACAAGGCCGCCATCCGGGACTGCGGTGGAGTGCCTGCCCTGGTGCGCCTGCTGCGGGCTGCCCGGGACAGCGAGGTCCGCGAGCTCGTCACAG GCACACTCTGGAACCTGTCGTCCTACGAACCCCTGAAGATGGTCATCATTGACCACGGCCTGCAGACGCTGACCCATGAGGTCATTGTGCCACACTCGGGCTGGGAGCCAGAGCCCAACGAAGACTCCAAGCCACGGGATGCTGAGTGGACGACTGTCTTCAAGAACACATCAGGCTGCTTGAG GAATGTGAGCTCAGATGGTGCAGAGGCCCGGCGGCGACTCCGTGAGTGTGAGGGGCTGGTGGACGCACTCCTGCACGCCCTGCAGTCGGCCGTGGGCAGGAAGGACACGGACAACAAG TCAGTGGAGAACTGCGTGTGCATCGTGCGGAACCTCTCCTACCACGTGCACAAGGAGGTGCCGGGGGCTGACAGGTACCAGGAGGCCGAGCCCAGGCCCCCGGGCAGTGCCATGGGTGCCCAGCGCCGGAGGAGGGAGGACGCCGGCTGCTTTGGTGGCAAGAAGGCCAAAG AAGAGTGGTTCCATGAAG GGAAGAGGGATGGTGAGATGGACCGGAACTTTGACACTCTGGACCTACCCAAGCGGACTGAGGCTGCCAAAG GCTTCGAGCTGCTGTACCAGCCCGAGGTAGTGCGTCTCTACCTGTCCCTCCTGACGGAGAGTCGGAACTTCAACACTCTGGAGGCCGCAGCCGGTGCCCTGCAGAACCTCAGTGCCGGCAACTGGGTG TGGGCCACGTACATCCGCGCCACAGTGCGCAAGGAGCGCGGGCTGCCGGTGCTGGTGGAGCTGCTGCAGTCGGAGACCGACAAGGTGGTGCGCGCCGTCGCCATCGCCCTGCGCAACCTCTCGCTGGACCGGCGCAACAAGGACCTCATCG GGAGCTACGCCATGGCCGAGCTCGTGCGAAATGTGCGCAGCGCGCAGGCACCTGCGCAGCCCGGGGCCTGTCTGGAGGAGGACACAGTGGTGGCCGTGCTCAACACCATCCACGAGATCGTGTCTGACAGCCTGGACAACGCGCGCTCGCTGCTGCAGGCCCGCGGCGTGCCTGCGCTGGTGGCACTTGGCGCCtccag CCAATCGGTGCGCGAGGCGAAGGCCgcatcccacgtgctgcagacgGTGTGGAGTTACAAGGAGCTGCGTGGTGCTCTGCAGAGGGACGGCTGGACCAAGGCGCGCTTCCAG TCGGGTTCTGCTAATGCCAAGGGCCCCAAGGCACCACCGAGTCCCGGAGGCTTGGACGATAGCACACTGCCGCTGGTGGACAAGAGCCTGG ACGGTGAGAAGCCAGGCAGCCGGGACGTGATCCCCATGGAGGCACTtggcccag ATGGATACTCCGCCGTTGACCGGAGGGAGTGCAGGGCTCGAGGCAGTGAGCCTGCAGGGGAGGCCTCTGAGAAGGAATCGTTGAAA ggCCTGGGCCCAGCCGTTTGCTCTTAG
- the ARVCF gene encoding splicing regulator ARVCF isoform X5, whose translation MEDCNVHSAASILASVKEQEARFERLTRALEQERRHVALQLERAQQPGMGSSGVGSGQPLSMAWQQLVLQEQSPGSQASLAMMPEAPEVLEETVTVEEDPGTPTSHVSIVTSEDGTTRRTETKVTKTVKTVTTRTVRQVPVGPDGFPLLDGGHPLGPFTDGPLDRHFLLRGGGPAATLSRTCLGSGGGFPDEPRDVPSYGSLSRGLGVRPPRGGPLGPGPGDGCFTLPSRREAFPAGPEPGPPAGRSQPERFQAEPYGLEDDTRSLAAEDEGGPELEADCGTAARRRPDCGRGLRTRAYEDVADNGGELMEERPPFPATTAPLAQPEHGSLGSLDRAVRRSPSVDSARKEPRWRDPELPEVLAMLRHPVDPVKANAAAYLQHLCFENEGVKRRVRQLRGLPLLVALLDHPRAEVRRRACGALRNLSYGRDADNKAAIRDCGGVPALVRLLRAARDSEVRELVTGTLWNLSSYEPLKMVIIDHGLQTLTHEVIVPHSGWEPEPNEDSKPRDAEWTTVFKNTSGCLRNVSSDGAEARRRLRECEGLVDALLHALQSAVGRKDTDNKSVENCVCIVRNLSYHVHKEVPGADRYQEAEPRPPGSAMGAQRRRREDAGCFGGKKAKGKRDGEMDRNFDTLDLPKRTEAAKGFELLYQPEVVRLYLSLLTESRNFNTLEAAAGALQNLSAGNWVWATYIRATVRKERGLPVLVELLQSETDKVVRAVAIALRNLSLDRRNKDLIGSYAMAELVRNVRSAQAPAQPGACLEEDTVVAVLNTIHEIVSDSLDNARSLLQARGVPALVALGASSQSVREAKAASHVLQTVWSYKELRGALQRDGWTKARFQSGSANAKGPKAPPSPGGLDDSTLPLVDKSLDGEKPGSRDVIPMEALGPDGYSAVDRRECRARGSEPAGEASEKESLKGLGPAVCS comes from the exons GAGCAGAGCCCAGGCAGCCAGGCCTCTTTGGCCATGATGCCGGAGGCGCCTGAGGTGCTGGAGGAGACAGTGACGGTGGAGGAGGACCCTGGCACCCCCACCTCCCATGTGTCCATCGTCACATCGGAAGATGGCACCACTCGTCGCACTGAGACCAAG GTCACCAAGACCGTCAAGACGGTGACCACTCGAACAGTGCGCCAGGTGCCCGTGGGCCCTGATGGCTTCCCCCTGCTGGACGGTGGCCACCCACTGGGCCCCTTCACCGATGGCCCCCTGGACCGACACTTCCTGCTGCGCGGGGGTGGCCCGGCAGCCACTCTCTCCCGCACCTGCCTTGGCAGCGGAGGCGGCTTTCCTGATGAGCCCCGCGACGTCCCCAGCTATGGCAGCCTGTCCCGCGGGCTGGGTGTGCGGCCTCCGCGCGGAGGTCCCCTGGGCCCAGGCCCTGGTGATGGCTGCTTCACGCTGCCCAGCCGCCGGGAGGCCTTCCCCGCGGGCCCTGAGCCTGGGCCACCAGCCGGCCGCTCCCAGCCCGAGCGGTTCCAGGCAGAGCCGTATGGCTTGGAGGACGACACTCGCAGCCTGGCTGCTGAGGACGAGGGGGGCCCGGAGCTGGAGGCTGACTGTGGCACAGCCGCACGGAGGAGGCCAGACTGTGGGCGGGGCCTGCGCACCAG GGCCTACGAGGACGTGGCGGACAATGGCGGTGAGCTGATGGAGGAGCGGCCCCCCTTCCCAGCCACGACGGCGCCCCTGGCCCAGCCAGAACATGGCAGCCTGGGCAGCCTGGACCGGGCAGTGCGGCGCTCACCCTCGGTGGACAGTGCCCGCAAGGAGCCGCGCTGGCGGGACCCCGAGCTGCCCGAGGTGCTGGCCATGCTGCGGCACCCCGTGGACCCCGTGAAGGCCAACGCGGCCGCCTACCTGCAGCACCTGTGCTTTGAGAACGAGGGTGTCAAGCGCCGCGTGCGGCAGCTGCGGGGGCTGCCGCTGCTTGTGGCCCTGCTGGACCACCCGCGGGCGGAGGTGCGGCGCCGGGCCTGTGGGGCACTGCGGAACCTCTCGTATGGCAGGGATGCTGACAACAAGGCCGCCATCCGGGACTGCGGTGGAGTGCCTGCCCTGGTGCGCCTGCTGCGGGCTGCCCGGGACAGCGAGGTCCGCGAGCTCGTCACAG GCACACTCTGGAACCTGTCGTCCTACGAACCCCTGAAGATGGTCATCATTGACCACGGCCTGCAGACGCTGACCCATGAGGTCATTGTGCCACACTCGGGCTGGGAGCCAGAGCCCAACGAAGACTCCAAGCCACGGGATGCTGAGTGGACGACTGTCTTCAAGAACACATCAGGCTGCTTGAG GAATGTGAGCTCAGATGGTGCAGAGGCCCGGCGGCGACTCCGTGAGTGTGAGGGGCTGGTGGACGCACTCCTGCACGCCCTGCAGTCGGCCGTGGGCAGGAAGGACACGGACAACAAG TCAGTGGAGAACTGCGTGTGCATCGTGCGGAACCTCTCCTACCACGTGCACAAGGAGGTGCCGGGGGCTGACAGGTACCAGGAGGCCGAGCCCAGGCCCCCGGGCAGTGCCATGGGTGCCCAGCGCCGGAGGAGGGAGGACGCCGGCTGCTTTGGTGGCAAGAAGGCCAAAG GGAAGAGGGATGGTGAGATGGACCGGAACTTTGACACTCTGGACCTACCCAAGCGGACTGAGGCTGCCAAAG GCTTCGAGCTGCTGTACCAGCCCGAGGTAGTGCGTCTCTACCTGTCCCTCCTGACGGAGAGTCGGAACTTCAACACTCTGGAGGCCGCAGCCGGTGCCCTGCAGAACCTCAGTGCCGGCAACTGGGTG TGGGCCACGTACATCCGCGCCACAGTGCGCAAGGAGCGCGGGCTGCCGGTGCTGGTGGAGCTGCTGCAGTCGGAGACCGACAAGGTGGTGCGCGCCGTCGCCATCGCCCTGCGCAACCTCTCGCTGGACCGGCGCAACAAGGACCTCATCG GGAGCTACGCCATGGCCGAGCTCGTGCGAAATGTGCGCAGCGCGCAGGCACCTGCGCAGCCCGGGGCCTGTCTGGAGGAGGACACAGTGGTGGCCGTGCTCAACACCATCCACGAGATCGTGTCTGACAGCCTGGACAACGCGCGCTCGCTGCTGCAGGCCCGCGGCGTGCCTGCGCTGGTGGCACTTGGCGCCtccag CCAATCGGTGCGCGAGGCGAAGGCCgcatcccacgtgctgcagacgGTGTGGAGTTACAAGGAGCTGCGTGGTGCTCTGCAGAGGGACGGCTGGACCAAGGCGCGCTTCCAG TCGGGTTCTGCTAATGCCAAGGGCCCCAAGGCACCACCGAGTCCCGGAGGCTTGGACGATAGCACACTGCCGCTGGTGGACAAGAGCCTGG ACGGTGAGAAGCCAGGCAGCCGGGACGTGATCCCCATGGAGGCACTtggcccag ATGGATACTCCGCCGTTGACCGGAGGGAGTGCAGGGCTCGAGGCAGTGAGCCTGCAGGGGAGGCCTCTGAGAAGGAATCGTTGAAA ggCCTGGGCCCAGCCGTTTGCTCTTAG
- the ARVCF gene encoding splicing regulator ARVCF isoform X2 translates to MEDCNVHSAASILASVKEQEARFERLTRALEQERRHVALQLERAQQPGMGSSGVGSGQPLSMAWQQLVLQEQSPGSQASLAMMPEAPEVLEETVTVEEDPGTPTSHVSIVTSEDGTTRRTETKVTKTVKTVTTRTVRQVPVGPDGFPLLDGGHPLGPFTDGPLDRHFLLRGGGPAATLSRTCLGSGGGFPDEPRDVPSYGSLSRGLGVRPPRGGPLGPGPGDGCFTLPSRREAFPAGPEPGPPAGRSQPERFQAEPYGLEDDTRSLAAEDEGGPELEADCGTAARRRPDCGRGLRTRAYEDVADNGGELMEERPPFPATTAPLAQPEHGSLGSLDRAVRRSPSVDSARKEPRWRDPELPEVLAMLRHPVDPVKANAAAYLQHLCFENEGVKRRVRQLRGLPLLVALLDHPRAEVRRRACGALRNLSYGRDADNKAAIRDCGGVPALVRLLRAARDSEVRELVTGTLWNLSSYEPLKMVIIDHGLQTLTHEVIVPHSGWEPEPNEDSKPRDAEWTTVFKNTSGCLRNVSSDGAEARRRLRECEGLVDALLHALQSAVGRKDTDNKSVENCVCIVRNLSYHVHKEVPGADRYQEAEPRPPGSAMGAQRRRREDAGCFGGKKAKEWFHEGKRDGEMDRNFDTLDLPKRTEAAKGFELLYQPEVVRLYLSLLTESRNFNTLEAAAGALQNLSAGNWVWATYIRATVRKERGLPVLVELLQSETDKVVRAVAIALRNLSLDRRNKDLIGSYAMAELVRNVRSAQAPAQPGACLEEDTVVAVLNTIHEIVSDSLDNARSLLQARGVPALVALGASSQSVREAKAASHVLQTVWSYKELRGALQRDGWTKARFQSGSANAKGPKAPPSPGGLDDSTLPLVDKSLDGEKPGSRDVIPMEALGPDGYSAVDRRECRARGSEPAGEASEKESLKPDPGRKVPPPGPSRPAVRLVDAVGDAKPQPVDSWV, encoded by the exons GAGCAGAGCCCAGGCAGCCAGGCCTCTTTGGCCATGATGCCGGAGGCGCCTGAGGTGCTGGAGGAGACAGTGACGGTGGAGGAGGACCCTGGCACCCCCACCTCCCATGTGTCCATCGTCACATCGGAAGATGGCACCACTCGTCGCACTGAGACCAAG GTCACCAAGACCGTCAAGACGGTGACCACTCGAACAGTGCGCCAGGTGCCCGTGGGCCCTGATGGCTTCCCCCTGCTGGACGGTGGCCACCCACTGGGCCCCTTCACCGATGGCCCCCTGGACCGACACTTCCTGCTGCGCGGGGGTGGCCCGGCAGCCACTCTCTCCCGCACCTGCCTTGGCAGCGGAGGCGGCTTTCCTGATGAGCCCCGCGACGTCCCCAGCTATGGCAGCCTGTCCCGCGGGCTGGGTGTGCGGCCTCCGCGCGGAGGTCCCCTGGGCCCAGGCCCTGGTGATGGCTGCTTCACGCTGCCCAGCCGCCGGGAGGCCTTCCCCGCGGGCCCTGAGCCTGGGCCACCAGCCGGCCGCTCCCAGCCCGAGCGGTTCCAGGCAGAGCCGTATGGCTTGGAGGACGACACTCGCAGCCTGGCTGCTGAGGACGAGGGGGGCCCGGAGCTGGAGGCTGACTGTGGCACAGCCGCACGGAGGAGGCCAGACTGTGGGCGGGGCCTGCGCACCAG GGCCTACGAGGACGTGGCGGACAATGGCGGTGAGCTGATGGAGGAGCGGCCCCCCTTCCCAGCCACGACGGCGCCCCTGGCCCAGCCAGAACATGGCAGCCTGGGCAGCCTGGACCGGGCAGTGCGGCGCTCACCCTCGGTGGACAGTGCCCGCAAGGAGCCGCGCTGGCGGGACCCCGAGCTGCCCGAGGTGCTGGCCATGCTGCGGCACCCCGTGGACCCCGTGAAGGCCAACGCGGCCGCCTACCTGCAGCACCTGTGCTTTGAGAACGAGGGTGTCAAGCGCCGCGTGCGGCAGCTGCGGGGGCTGCCGCTGCTTGTGGCCCTGCTGGACCACCCGCGGGCGGAGGTGCGGCGCCGGGCCTGTGGGGCACTGCGGAACCTCTCGTATGGCAGGGATGCTGACAACAAGGCCGCCATCCGGGACTGCGGTGGAGTGCCTGCCCTGGTGCGCCTGCTGCGGGCTGCCCGGGACAGCGAGGTCCGCGAGCTCGTCACAG GCACACTCTGGAACCTGTCGTCCTACGAACCCCTGAAGATGGTCATCATTGACCACGGCCTGCAGACGCTGACCCATGAGGTCATTGTGCCACACTCGGGCTGGGAGCCAGAGCCCAACGAAGACTCCAAGCCACGGGATGCTGAGTGGACGACTGTCTTCAAGAACACATCAGGCTGCTTGAG GAATGTGAGCTCAGATGGTGCAGAGGCCCGGCGGCGACTCCGTGAGTGTGAGGGGCTGGTGGACGCACTCCTGCACGCCCTGCAGTCGGCCGTGGGCAGGAAGGACACGGACAACAAG TCAGTGGAGAACTGCGTGTGCATCGTGCGGAACCTCTCCTACCACGTGCACAAGGAGGTGCCGGGGGCTGACAGGTACCAGGAGGCCGAGCCCAGGCCCCCGGGCAGTGCCATGGGTGCCCAGCGCCGGAGGAGGGAGGACGCCGGCTGCTTTGGTGGCAAGAAGGCCAAAG AGTGGTTCCATGAAG GGAAGAGGGATGGTGAGATGGACCGGAACTTTGACACTCTGGACCTACCCAAGCGGACTGAGGCTGCCAAAG GCTTCGAGCTGCTGTACCAGCCCGAGGTAGTGCGTCTCTACCTGTCCCTCCTGACGGAGAGTCGGAACTTCAACACTCTGGAGGCCGCAGCCGGTGCCCTGCAGAACCTCAGTGCCGGCAACTGGGTG TGGGCCACGTACATCCGCGCCACAGTGCGCAAGGAGCGCGGGCTGCCGGTGCTGGTGGAGCTGCTGCAGTCGGAGACCGACAAGGTGGTGCGCGCCGTCGCCATCGCCCTGCGCAACCTCTCGCTGGACCGGCGCAACAAGGACCTCATCG GGAGCTACGCCATGGCCGAGCTCGTGCGAAATGTGCGCAGCGCGCAGGCACCTGCGCAGCCCGGGGCCTGTCTGGAGGAGGACACAGTGGTGGCCGTGCTCAACACCATCCACGAGATCGTGTCTGACAGCCTGGACAACGCGCGCTCGCTGCTGCAGGCCCGCGGCGTGCCTGCGCTGGTGGCACTTGGCGCCtccag CCAATCGGTGCGCGAGGCGAAGGCCgcatcccacgtgctgcagacgGTGTGGAGTTACAAGGAGCTGCGTGGTGCTCTGCAGAGGGACGGCTGGACCAAGGCGCGCTTCCAG TCGGGTTCTGCTAATGCCAAGGGCCCCAAGGCACCACCGAGTCCCGGAGGCTTGGACGATAGCACACTGCCGCTGGTGGACAAGAGCCTGG ACGGTGAGAAGCCAGGCAGCCGGGACGTGATCCCCATGGAGGCACTtggcccag ATGGATACTCCGCCGTTGACCGGAGGGAGTGCAGGGCTCGAGGCAGTGAGCCTGCAGGGGAGGCCTCTGAGAAGGAATCGTTGAAA CCCGACCCCGGCAGGAAGGTTCCTCCTCCCGGGCCCAGCAGACCCGCAGTCAGGCTGGTGGACGCCGTGGGGGACGCTAAGCCTCAGCCTGTTGACTCCTGGGTCTAG
- the ARVCF gene encoding splicing regulator ARVCF isoform X1: MEDCNVHSAASILASVKEQEARFERLTRALEQERRHVALQLERAQQPGMGSSGVGSGQPLSMAWQQLVLQEQSPGSQASLAMMPEAPEVLEETVTVEEDPGTPTSHVSIVTSEDGTTRRTETKVTKTVKTVTTRTVRQVPVGPDGFPLLDGGHPLGPFTDGPLDRHFLLRGGGPAATLSRTCLGSGGGFPDEPRDVPSYGSLSRGLGVRPPRGGPLGPGPGDGCFTLPSRREAFPAGPEPGPPAGRSQPERFQAEPYGLEDDTRSLAAEDEGGPELEADCGTAARRRPDCGRGLRTRAYEDVADNGGELMEERPPFPATTAPLAQPEHGSLGSLDRAVRRSPSVDSARKEPRWRDPELPEVLAMLRHPVDPVKANAAAYLQHLCFENEGVKRRVRQLRGLPLLVALLDHPRAEVRRRACGALRNLSYGRDADNKAAIRDCGGVPALVRLLRAARDSEVRELVTGTLWNLSSYEPLKMVIIDHGLQTLTHEVIVPHSGWEPEPNEDSKPRDAEWTTVFKNTSGCLRNVSSDGAEARRRLRECEGLVDALLHALQSAVGRKDTDNKSVENCVCIVRNLSYHVHKEVPGADRYQEAEPRPPGSAMGAQRRRREDAGCFGGKKAKEEWFHEGKRDGEMDRNFDTLDLPKRTEAAKGFELLYQPEVVRLYLSLLTESRNFNTLEAAAGALQNLSAGNWVWATYIRATVRKERGLPVLVELLQSETDKVVRAVAIALRNLSLDRRNKDLIGSYAMAELVRNVRSAQAPAQPGACLEEDTVVAVLNTIHEIVSDSLDNARSLLQARGVPALVALGASSQSVREAKAASHVLQTVWSYKELRGALQRDGWTKARFQSGSANAKGPKAPPSPGGLDDSTLPLVDKSLDGEKPGSRDVIPMEALGPDGYSAVDRRECRARGSEPAGEASEKESLKPDPGRKVPPPGPSRPAVRLVDAVGDAKPQPVDSWV; encoded by the exons GAGCAGAGCCCAGGCAGCCAGGCCTCTTTGGCCATGATGCCGGAGGCGCCTGAGGTGCTGGAGGAGACAGTGACGGTGGAGGAGGACCCTGGCACCCCCACCTCCCATGTGTCCATCGTCACATCGGAAGATGGCACCACTCGTCGCACTGAGACCAAG GTCACCAAGACCGTCAAGACGGTGACCACTCGAACAGTGCGCCAGGTGCCCGTGGGCCCTGATGGCTTCCCCCTGCTGGACGGTGGCCACCCACTGGGCCCCTTCACCGATGGCCCCCTGGACCGACACTTCCTGCTGCGCGGGGGTGGCCCGGCAGCCACTCTCTCCCGCACCTGCCTTGGCAGCGGAGGCGGCTTTCCTGATGAGCCCCGCGACGTCCCCAGCTATGGCAGCCTGTCCCGCGGGCTGGGTGTGCGGCCTCCGCGCGGAGGTCCCCTGGGCCCAGGCCCTGGTGATGGCTGCTTCACGCTGCCCAGCCGCCGGGAGGCCTTCCCCGCGGGCCCTGAGCCTGGGCCACCAGCCGGCCGCTCCCAGCCCGAGCGGTTCCAGGCAGAGCCGTATGGCTTGGAGGACGACACTCGCAGCCTGGCTGCTGAGGACGAGGGGGGCCCGGAGCTGGAGGCTGACTGTGGCACAGCCGCACGGAGGAGGCCAGACTGTGGGCGGGGCCTGCGCACCAG GGCCTACGAGGACGTGGCGGACAATGGCGGTGAGCTGATGGAGGAGCGGCCCCCCTTCCCAGCCACGACGGCGCCCCTGGCCCAGCCAGAACATGGCAGCCTGGGCAGCCTGGACCGGGCAGTGCGGCGCTCACCCTCGGTGGACAGTGCCCGCAAGGAGCCGCGCTGGCGGGACCCCGAGCTGCCCGAGGTGCTGGCCATGCTGCGGCACCCCGTGGACCCCGTGAAGGCCAACGCGGCCGCCTACCTGCAGCACCTGTGCTTTGAGAACGAGGGTGTCAAGCGCCGCGTGCGGCAGCTGCGGGGGCTGCCGCTGCTTGTGGCCCTGCTGGACCACCCGCGGGCGGAGGTGCGGCGCCGGGCCTGTGGGGCACTGCGGAACCTCTCGTATGGCAGGGATGCTGACAACAAGGCCGCCATCCGGGACTGCGGTGGAGTGCCTGCCCTGGTGCGCCTGCTGCGGGCTGCCCGGGACAGCGAGGTCCGCGAGCTCGTCACAG GCACACTCTGGAACCTGTCGTCCTACGAACCCCTGAAGATGGTCATCATTGACCACGGCCTGCAGACGCTGACCCATGAGGTCATTGTGCCACACTCGGGCTGGGAGCCAGAGCCCAACGAAGACTCCAAGCCACGGGATGCTGAGTGGACGACTGTCTTCAAGAACACATCAGGCTGCTTGAG GAATGTGAGCTCAGATGGTGCAGAGGCCCGGCGGCGACTCCGTGAGTGTGAGGGGCTGGTGGACGCACTCCTGCACGCCCTGCAGTCGGCCGTGGGCAGGAAGGACACGGACAACAAG TCAGTGGAGAACTGCGTGTGCATCGTGCGGAACCTCTCCTACCACGTGCACAAGGAGGTGCCGGGGGCTGACAGGTACCAGGAGGCCGAGCCCAGGCCCCCGGGCAGTGCCATGGGTGCCCAGCGCCGGAGGAGGGAGGACGCCGGCTGCTTTGGTGGCAAGAAGGCCAAAG AAGAGTGGTTCCATGAAG GGAAGAGGGATGGTGAGATGGACCGGAACTTTGACACTCTGGACCTACCCAAGCGGACTGAGGCTGCCAAAG GCTTCGAGCTGCTGTACCAGCCCGAGGTAGTGCGTCTCTACCTGTCCCTCCTGACGGAGAGTCGGAACTTCAACACTCTGGAGGCCGCAGCCGGTGCCCTGCAGAACCTCAGTGCCGGCAACTGGGTG TGGGCCACGTACATCCGCGCCACAGTGCGCAAGGAGCGCGGGCTGCCGGTGCTGGTGGAGCTGCTGCAGTCGGAGACCGACAAGGTGGTGCGCGCCGTCGCCATCGCCCTGCGCAACCTCTCGCTGGACCGGCGCAACAAGGACCTCATCG GGAGCTACGCCATGGCCGAGCTCGTGCGAAATGTGCGCAGCGCGCAGGCACCTGCGCAGCCCGGGGCCTGTCTGGAGGAGGACACAGTGGTGGCCGTGCTCAACACCATCCACGAGATCGTGTCTGACAGCCTGGACAACGCGCGCTCGCTGCTGCAGGCCCGCGGCGTGCCTGCGCTGGTGGCACTTGGCGCCtccag CCAATCGGTGCGCGAGGCGAAGGCCgcatcccacgtgctgcagacgGTGTGGAGTTACAAGGAGCTGCGTGGTGCTCTGCAGAGGGACGGCTGGACCAAGGCGCGCTTCCAG TCGGGTTCTGCTAATGCCAAGGGCCCCAAGGCACCACCGAGTCCCGGAGGCTTGGACGATAGCACACTGCCGCTGGTGGACAAGAGCCTGG ACGGTGAGAAGCCAGGCAGCCGGGACGTGATCCCCATGGAGGCACTtggcccag ATGGATACTCCGCCGTTGACCGGAGGGAGTGCAGGGCTCGAGGCAGTGAGCCTGCAGGGGAGGCCTCTGAGAAGGAATCGTTGAAA CCCGACCCCGGCAGGAAGGTTCCTCCTCCCGGGCCCAGCAGACCCGCAGTCAGGCTGGTGGACGCCGTGGGGGACGCTAAGCCTCAGCCTGTTGACTCCTGGGTCTAG